TCCCGAGTTTTGGAAATCCTTTGCGGGATCTTCTCTTTTTATTTTATCGGACAGTTTTATCGCGATGGGAAAATTCGCCGCGCTTCCGATTCCGCTTCTCGGACTTTGGATCATGTCCACGTATTACGCCGCGCAGTTTCTCATCTATGAATCCGTGGAAGAAAATTAAATAATTATTGATTCAGTCCGTAACATAACTAAGATAGCAAAGAAATCGGGAGGAATCTTATTATGAATATTAAACCCTTAAAAGAAACCACATTTTTAGAAGCAGTCGCCGCGGCGATTCAGCACGAGAAAGATTACTTCGAATTTTATATGGGCACTTACGAAAAACTCTCTCCCGGTAACACCAAAGAGCTTTTCGAAAGACTTGCGGAAGAAGTCGACGATCATATCAAATTCATCACTGAATTGTACGAACAAGCGGAAGGATCCGAACTCCCGAACCTCAAACAACTTACGGCCATTCATAAGTTTCACGATTCCACTCTTCAGAAACTGATGAACAAGGTGGAAAGAACCATCTCCGGTCCGGGAAGCAAGGACGCACACGAGGCTCTTGAGTTGGCGATCCGCGAAGCGGAGAATGCGGTTTCCTTCTACGAAAAACTCGCGAACAAGTTCGAAGACGTGAATATCAAATCTCTTTTCGTAAAACTGAAAGACTACAATCACAACTATCAATCTCTTTTGGAAACCGAGTTGAACGGATTGGATCAATCCGGTTCCGGCCAAGGAACTTTTTTCTGGGATGAACAAGCGGAAGAAGTTGCAAAGGCGGAATCAAAACCCGCAAAAACTTCCGCGACTCCTAAGAAGCCGAAGGCGATAGCTCCGGTTGCAAAACCCGCAACGGTGGCCGCTTCCAAACCCGCGCCCGCTCCGAAACCTGCCGCAACAGCCACTGCAAAAAAAGCGGCTCCGAAAAAATCCGCGAGCAAACCGGTAGCGAAGAAGTCTGCTCCGAAGAAAAAGGCTTCGGTAAAAAAGGCGGTCGCTAAACCGAAAAAGACCGTGAAGAAAGTAGCTAAAAAAGCGGCTCCGAAAAAGAAAGTCGCGGCAAAAAAGGCTAAGAAAAAAAGGTAATCGGTAAGAATGCAATCAACCACGATCACCGACTGGAAAGAAATCCAAGATCTGTATCCCGTAAATCAGGAGATGATCTGGTTGAACAATTGCGGGACCACTCCCTGCAATTTGGATACGATCCAAGCGGTCGGCGAATACATGGAAGGTTACTCCAAAAAAGGAGGCCTTACGGAAGTTCGCAAATACGCTTCCGTAAAACACGCGATTCGTAAGATCGTGGCGGGGTTGATCAACTGCGACGTTGAAGAACTTTGTATCATTCACAACACGAACGAGGGGATGAACTTTTTATCCCTCGGTTTTCAACTGAAAAGCGGAGACGAGATTCTCCTGTTGGAAAACGAATACCCAAGCAATATTTATCCTTGGGAACACTGGAAAGACAAGGGCATAAAACTCGGATTCATTCCAATGGCATCGACTCCGGATCAGTTTCTGGAGAATCTAAAGTCTTCCATCAGCGATAAAACGAAGATTGTGGCTCTTTCCGCAGTTCACTGGTGCACGGGAATGCCTTTCCCATTGGAAGAAATCGGAACGTTCTTGGATTCCAAAGGAATCGAATTCGTTTTAGACGGAGCGCAAGGAATCGGATTGGTTCCGGTCGACGTTCGTAAGATGAAGCTGAAATACATCGCCTTTCCCGCTTGGAAATGGCTTTTGGGTCCGCTCGGCTTAGGAATGTTGTACATCCAACAAGACCGGATCGACACGCTTGCATTTCCGTTTAAAGGAACGGGCTCCGTGGTCAACGACGAGGTTTATCTTCCGTATCGCGCCGAACTGAAAAGCGGAGCCGATCGTTACGAGGTTTCCACCGGAAACTTCATAGACTGGGTTTATTTTCAATCCACGTTAGAGATGCTTCAAAAGATCGGATTTCATTCCGTTATGGAAAGAATCTACGAACTCGCCGATTATCTTTCGGAAGGAATGAAGAACGTAGGATTCCAAATCGAACTCGATCATTTTCCGGACAACAGAACCGGAATCGTGGTCGGTTACAAAGAAGGAATCCAGATGGACGAACTCGTAACTTATCTAAAAAAGAACGGAGTGATGTGCGCGCTTCGTCTCGGAAAGGTAAGATTCTCCCCACATATTTACAATCGTAAAGATCAGTTGGATCGGGTCGTAGAACTGCTCGGTTCATTCTCCGGTTAATTTTCGTTAGGCGGAAAACAAACTGCAAAAGATCGGAGAAATCGGCACCTTACTCTTTCCGGTTTGGGTTTTAACCGGATCGATTCTTTCCTTTTTCTTTCCCGAATGGTTTACTTGGTTCAAGGGTCCTTGGATCACATACGGACTTGGATTGACCATGCTCGGAATGGGAATCACACTTTTACCCCAAGACTTCAAAGACGTCTTAAAAACTCCGATTCCTGTTTTTGCCGGAGTGGTCTTACAATATTCCGTGATGCCGATTTCAGGTTGGGCGATCGGAGTTCTTCTCGATCTTCCCGCTCCTTTTGCGACGGGTTTGATCGTGGTTTCCTGTTGTCCCGGCGGTGTGGCGTCTAACGTGATTACGTATCTCGCCAAGGGAGATTTGGCCTTATCCGTTTCGATGACCGCGACCTCAACGGTTCTTTCCGTGTTTATGACTCCACTTCTCACGCTTTTTTTAATCGGAAAAGGAGTGGAGGCTTCCGCGGGCGGACTTTTTTTCGACACGTTTCAAGTCGTCATTCTTCCCGTCGCGCTCGGAGTTTTGCTGAACTTCTATCTTCCCGAAATTTCTAAAAAGATTCAGACCGTTTCTCCCTTGGTGGCTGTCCTTTTGATTACGATGATCGTTTCTTCGATCTTGGGAGCGAGCAGGGACAAGATTCTTCAGTCCGCGGGGATTTTGATCATTGCCGTGGTGAGTTTGCATGCATCGGGATTCTTTTTCGGTTATCTGCTTTCTTGGCTTTTAATTAAAAAACAAAAAACCGCGAGAACGATTTCCATCGAAGTGGGAATGCAAAACTCAGGACTCGGTGTCGTTCTTTCCAGAAATAATTTTCCCGATCCGTTAGTCGCCGTTCCCGCCGCGATTTCCAGCTTGGTTCATTCTTTGATCGGAAGTTTGCTCGCGGCCTTTTGGAGACGATCGGCAAAGGAAGAATGATAAAAACGAAAAAACATGACAAATGTAATAGGGTTTCCGCGCAAGATATGACAGCTGAGCGTTGACCGTTCCGCTCTCGAACGGTTACAATAGATTCGCAAACAAATTTGGAGAATCTATGTTTAGAGAGAATCGAATCACCACCTTACTTCTGTTCGCCGGTCTGAGCGCGAGCGTGGACTGTTCGGAACGAACCACGACAAATCCGCTCGCATACGACAATACACAAAGGGTCTTTTATGCGAACGCGCACATCTTGCAGATCATTCAATCGTATTTGAATTCTCAGGTCCCGGCTTCAGGAAACGATTCTCACAAACAGACAAAGAACTGCGTCTTCTGTCATTCCGACTCGGTGAGAATTTGAACCCCGTCGAACGTTATCAAAGTTTTTCTTTTCGTTTCGAAAGAAGAACGGTCAATCTTTGAAGCTGATCTTTGGAATTCGATTTCGATTCGGGTAAAACCTTCGCGTAGATATTCTTGAGATGATTCCGGAGCGTTCCGTTGGAAACGTTCAAAACCAATTGAATGAAATTTCTACTGTTTCCTTCCTCGAGCAGTTCGCAGATCCGAATTTCCTGTTTTGAAAGTCCGAAACCTTCCAGATTCAAATGAGAAGTCGGCAATAAATTTTTCGTTTCGTAAGAATGGAACAAAAGAAAGGTAATAAAAGAACAAGCCGCAAAGGCCGAGATCGCGGTCACGTAGACTTCTCGAAACGGAACGGATTTAAGAACATTCCAAAAAGACATTCCCAACATAACACCAATCGCGATCGAAATCAAAATGTTCGCGACGATTTGAAGCAAACCTCTTTTTCCCTCGTTGTATCGATTTAAGTAAACGGAAAGTGTCACCGAAAGAACCGCGTCCGCAACCGGATGTAGGGGAGGAAAATCCACTCCATACAGAGGTAAAAAATTCGAAAACAAAGCCAACCACCACAAAAGAAACACTCCGATAAAAAAACGTTTTTCGAAGAATACGTTCCATTGCACCGGTCTTAGAAAAAAATAAATACAGACGCACATCGATAAAAGATGAATTCCGATTCCGATCCGGCCGCCAATCGGCGAAACGAGCGGAG
The Leptospira barantonii genome window above contains:
- a CDS encoding ferritin-like domain-containing protein: MNIKPLKETTFLEAVAAAIQHEKDYFEFYMGTYEKLSPGNTKELFERLAEEVDDHIKFITELYEQAEGSELPNLKQLTAIHKFHDSTLQKLMNKVERTISGPGSKDAHEALELAIREAENAVSFYEKLANKFEDVNIKSLFVKLKDYNHNYQSLLETELNGLDQSGSGQGTFFWDEQAEEVAKAESKPAKTSATPKKPKAIAPVAKPATVAASKPAPAPKPAATATAKKAAPKKSASKPVAKKSAPKKKASVKKAVAKPKKTVKKVAKKAAPKKKVAAKKAKKKR
- a CDS encoding aminotransferase class V-fold PLP-dependent enzyme; translation: MQSTTITDWKEIQDLYPVNQEMIWLNNCGTTPCNLDTIQAVGEYMEGYSKKGGLTEVRKYASVKHAIRKIVAGLINCDVEELCIIHNTNEGMNFLSLGFQLKSGDEILLLENEYPSNIYPWEHWKDKGIKLGFIPMASTPDQFLENLKSSISDKTKIVALSAVHWCTGMPFPLEEIGTFLDSKGIEFVLDGAQGIGLVPVDVRKMKLKYIAFPAWKWLLGPLGLGMLYIQQDRIDTLAFPFKGTGSVVNDEVYLPYRAELKSGADRYEVSTGNFIDWVYFQSTLEMLQKIGFHSVMERIYELADYLSEGMKNVGFQIELDHFPDNRTGIVVGYKEGIQMDELVTYLKKNGVMCALRLGKVRFSPHIYNRKDQLDRVVELLGSFSG
- a CDS encoding bile acid:sodium symporter family protein — encoded protein: MQKIGEIGTLLFPVWVLTGSILSFFFPEWFTWFKGPWITYGLGLTMLGMGITLLPQDFKDVLKTPIPVFAGVVLQYSVMPISGWAIGVLLDLPAPFATGLIVVSCCPGGVASNVITYLAKGDLALSVSMTATSTVLSVFMTPLLTLFLIGKGVEASAGGLFFDTFQVVILPVALGVLLNFYLPEISKKIQTVSPLVAVLLITMIVSSILGASRDKILQSAGILIIAVVSLHASGFFFGYLLSWLLIKKQKTARTISIEVGMQNSGLGVVLSRNNFPDPLVAVPAAISSLVHSLIGSLLAAFWRRSAKEE
- a CDS encoding helix-turn-helix transcriptional regulator, whose product is MEIFFIVPIMAALANLSCLLENIRRDHRFHKLMTAFYLAIGVQNFSTAAMCVSSTEEIGLAWWIFQCHSFFILSPILVGMASFCTGRKILNRFTIFVFIVAIVLDFLCSSMPRMFIEGFKPFQFGLAPLVSPIGGRIGIGIHLLSMCVCIYFFLRPVQWNVFFEKRFFIGVFLLWWLALFSNFLPLYGVDFPPLHPVADAVLSVTLSVYLNRYNEGKRGLLQIVANILISIAIGVMLGMSFWNVLKSVPFREVYVTAISAFAACSFITFLLFHSYETKNLLPTSHLNLEGFGLSKQEIRICELLEEGNSRNFIQLVLNVSNGTLRNHLKNIYAKVLPESKSNSKDQLQRLTVLLSKRKEKL